DNA sequence from the Chthoniobacterales bacterium genome:
CCCGGGCACCGGACTCAACGTCCCGCTCTATCTTTTGGGTTCGAGCGATTTCAGCGCGCGGCTCGCCGCCGAGCTCGGGCTGCCGTTCGCGTTCGCCTCGCATTTCGCGCCCGAATACCTCGAAGTGGCGCTCCACCTTTATCGGCGCGATTTCCAGCCCTCCGCTCAGCTCGAGAAACCCTACGTCATCGTTGGCGCCGGCGTTTTCGCCGCGGAGACGGATGCGGAGGCGCGCCGGCTTTTTAGTTCAGCGCAATTGCAATTTCTCAGTTTGGTCCGCGGCCGCCCCGGCAAACTTCCAGCGCCCGTCGATTCGATCGATGAACTTTGCACGCCCGCCGAACGCGCCGCCATCGATCAGCGCACCCGGTACGCTGCCGTCGGTTCACCCGAAACAACCGGCCGGCGTTTCCGGGAATTCCTTGCCCAGACCGAGGCCGACGAACTCATCGTCACCGGCCAGATTTACGATCACGCCGCGCGGTTGCGCTCCTTCGAGATCGCCGCGGAAGTTTTCCGCGGCATCTGATCTCGTTTCAATAATGGAGGGCTGAGCTCTGCGAAGCCGGGGCGTCGCAAAATCACAGTCGCCCCGGCGCCCTCCGCTCGGATGCCAGGAGGTCAGCTGCCTTTACGGCACGCAATCCTTGTCCGTGTGCGACGACTTCATGTTGTCGTCTTTGTCGCCGTCGAATTCAAAATGCTCGACGCCGTGGTTCCCGAAAAAGACGCAGAAGACCGCCTTTTTGCTTTTTGGGTCCGTTTTCGCGCGGAGGTGAAGCTTGGGCCATTCGCGCATTTCCGCCAGATCGAATTCGGCGGGCTCGCCTGCCGTCCAGGTGCGCCAGGCTTTTCGGTCCGCCCTGGTTAAGCCAACCCAGAACGAGATGCTGGAGGCCGAGGTCTTTGCCGTGTCTATGCGGATCCACCAGCCCGCTTTGTTTACCTTCGGCATCCTGGTCTTTTTTACCGTAGTCGTTGTCGTCGTCGTCGTTTTCTGGGCGTGAGCCGAAGGAGCCCCGATGCTGACGAGCGCGCCGAGAAGCGCTAT
Encoded proteins:
- a CDS encoding LLM class flavin-dependent oxidoreductase; translated protein: MPRLSILDLSPIIEGGDAAQAFRNTVDLAQHAEAWGYHRYWLAEHHNLPGIASAATSVVIGHVAGQTKNIRVGAGGIMLPNHAPLVIAEQFGTLESLFPGRIDLGLGRAPGSDQRTARALRRNLGSDGDTFPQDVLELQSFFAGANLGIQAVPGTGLNVPLYLLGSSDFSARLAAELGLPFAFASHFAPEYLEVALHLYRRDFQPSAQLEKPYVIVGAGVFAAETDAEARRLFSSAQLQFLSLVRGRPGKLPAPVDSIDELCTPAERAAIDQRTRYAAVGSPETTGRRFREFLAQTEADELIVTGQIYDHAARLRSFEIAAEVFRGI